A window from Vigna angularis cultivar LongXiaoDou No.4 chromosome 7, ASM1680809v1, whole genome shotgun sequence encodes these proteins:
- the LOC108338386 gene encoding uncharacterized protein LOC108338386 encodes MREGNSNNGRVTWEGCSVLLDINDGDRLVFARLSPAAKLKIGNKNCSLQPLIGRAFGTVFQVDTSSDGPCLSPAQVNVNNAEEIGDGQGNDELRDKVNVNSADEVRDGAVNVESRDNRALVDNNTAQSLTGEDIEAMRRQGARGNEIIEALIANSATFEKKTSFSQEKYRLKKQKKYAPKVLMRRPVARSICEAYFKKYPSKIGFLRVDTLSLLLSMANVSSNSDILVVDMIGGLLTGAVAERLGGTGFVCNSYFGQAPCSMDIVRIFNLSDEICKRILRSPISDLLSPKESSEQTLQHDVCNVEGQSNDQISASASMVEISHSSENGISDIATDNTEPVIRKAPKAGERAQKEVIDLWKENGFSSLIFAAPELDTWTVVKDLLPLLANSAPFAIYHQYLQPLATCMHNLQLGKMAVGLQISEPWLREYQVLPSRTHPCMQMSAFGGYILSGTKICSTANSAAPTE; translated from the exons ATGAGGGAAGGTAACAGTAACAATGGCAGAGTCACTTGGGAAGGTTGCAGCGTCTTGCTTGATATCAACGACGGAGACCGTCTGGTTTTCGCTCGTCTCTCTCCGGCAGC GAAATTGAAAATTGGGAATAAAAACTGTTCTCTGCAACCTTTAATTGGTCGTGCCTTTGGTACCGTTTTTCAAGTGGATACCTCTTCCGATGGGCCTTGTCTTTCTCCCGCACAAG TTAATGTTAATAATGCTGAGGAAATAGGAGATGGTCAAGGGAATGATGAGTTGAGGGACAAAGTTAATGTTAACAGTGCTGATGAAGTAAGAGATGGTGCAGTGAATGTTGAGTCAAGGGACAATCGTGCTTTGGTTGACAATAATACTGCACAAAGTCTGACTGGTGAAGATATAGAAGCCATGAGAAG GCAGGGTGCTAGAGGTAATGAAATAATTGAAGCTCTCATTGCCAATAGTGCGacatttgaaaagaaaacatcatTCTCACAG GAGAAATATAGACTTAAGAAACAGAAGAAATATGCACCAAAAGTACTTATGAGGCGTCCTGTTGCTCGAAg TATATGCGAAGCCTATTTTAAGAAGTATCCATCCAAAATTGG ATTTTTGCGGGTAGACACGTTGTCCCTTCTACTTTCCATGGCTAACGTTTCTTCAAATTCTGACATTCTCGTAGTTGATATGATTGGTGGCCTTCTCACTGGGGCAGTGGCAGAACGTTTAGGAG GTACCGGTTTTGTATGCAACTCATATTTTGGGCAGGCACCATGTTCCATGGATATCGTGAGGATATTTAACTTAAGTGATGAAATCTGCAAGAG AATTCTACGTTCTCCCATTTCCGACTTGTTATCACCAAAAGAATCTTCTGAACAAACTCTGCAACATGATGTTTGCAATGTGGAAGGCCAGTCAAAT GATCAAATATCTGCCTCAGCCAGCATGGTGGAAATCTCTCATTCGTCGGAAAATGGAATTTCTGATATTGCGACAGATAATACTGAACCTGTTATTCGGAAAGCTCCAAAGGCTGGAGAGAGGGCGCAGAAAGAAGTCATTGACTTATGGAAGGAAAATGGTTTTTCTAG TCTAATTTTTGCTGCACCTGAGTTGGATACTTGGACAGTGGTTAAAGATCTCTTGCCCCTTTTAGCGAACTCTGCTCCTTTTGCAATTTATCATCAATATCTTCAG CCGCTTGCAACGTGCATGCACAATCTACAGCTTGGGAAAATGGCCGTTGGATTGCAAATATCAGAGCCTTGGCTACGTGAATACCAG gTACTTCCATCTAGAACTCATCCATGCATGCAAATGAGTGCATTTGGGGGCTACATTCTCAGTGGAACTAAGATATGCAGCACAGCTAACTCCGCAGCTCCTACAGAATAG